A portion of the Streptococcus sp. Marseille-Q6470 genome contains these proteins:
- a CDS encoding glycosyltransferase family 4 protein, with translation MKNENRKNSILHISRTMDIGGAERIVYQLSSDLKDEFDSVHVASTGGLWESELAAQGIQHHKILDIDSKNPVTVLKLLFSIHQIIKQKGITIVHTHHRMAAFYIRLLKLVHPKLIHVYTAHNVFKDKLPLYGFALKNAKSVAVGEAVNKNLKEDVGITDSRVIYNGVVLKETDDQVDEIISYGGIKLGCIARLSEQKGLTYLLDAMSLLTIKDIRLFIVGEGELREELENKVKELNLQDSVIFLGYRKDIVECINSFDFCVLPSVFEGFGLVAIEAFMNSKTLVATDIPGLNEVVTNKNGVLVPAKDPAALASAIDKLATDATLRQELASQAKKDYENRFSYPMFLENYRALYREIQGEPK, from the coding sequence ATGAAAAACGAAAATCGAAAAAATAGTATTTTACATATTTCGCGTACCATGGATATAGGTGGTGCAGAGCGTATTGTTTACCAGTTGAGCTCAGATTTAAAAGATGAGTTTGACAGTGTTCATGTCGCATCTACGGGTGGGCTTTGGGAGAGCGAACTGGCTGCTCAAGGGATTCAACATCATAAAATTTTAGATATCGATAGTAAAAATCCTGTGACGGTATTAAAGCTACTCTTTAGTATTCACCAGATTATCAAACAAAAAGGGATAACAATAGTCCACACTCATCATCGGATGGCTGCTTTTTATATCCGTTTATTAAAACTTGTTCATCCAAAATTGATACACGTTTATACAGCCCACAATGTCTTTAAAGATAAACTGCCTCTATATGGATTTGCTTTAAAAAATGCTAAAAGTGTGGCAGTGGGAGAAGCTGTAAATAAAAACTTAAAAGAAGATGTAGGTATTACTGATAGCAGGGTTATTTATAATGGAGTCGTTTTAAAAGAAACGGATGACCAGGTCGATGAGATTATCAGTTATGGTGGGATTAAACTTGGCTGTATTGCTAGGTTATCTGAGCAAAAAGGCTTGACTTATCTCCTTGATGCTATGTCTTTACTGACTATTAAGGATATTCGATTATTTATCGTTGGTGAAGGTGAGCTTCGAGAAGAGTTGGAAAACAAGGTTAAAGAACTAAATCTTCAAGATTCGGTAATTTTTTTAGGATATCGCAAGGATATCGTCGAATGTATCAATAGTTTTGATTTTTGTGTTTTGCCTTCAGTATTTGAAGGATTTGGTTTAGTTGCCATTGAGGCATTTATGAATAGTAAAACCTTAGTTGCGACGGATATACCGGGATTAAACGAAGTTGTAACAAATAAAAATGGGGTTTTAGTCCCAGCAAAAGACCCTGCTGCTCTAGCATCTGCTATTGATAAATTAGCTACAGATGCAACACTAAGACAGGAACTTGCTAGCCAAGCAAAAAAAGACTATGAAAACAGATTTAGTTATCCTATGTTTTTGGAAAACTATCGAGCATTGTATAGAGAAATACAGGGAGAACCAAAATGA
- a CDS encoding LicD family protein, with protein MNKVREIQLGELTLLESYIDLCKRHDLRYYALGGTLLGAIRHKGFIPWDDDMDLGMPRKDYEKFLTICEQELPESVILRLHDDNLGNTSIMDTSIQIQFGNEWCSPFIDIFPLDGYPEDGIHYWLHTNKIKFYRALSKISVIDRIHERDRGSFENAIVKVSKSLKLNKLLNTSKINKKLQSIIKQYDYETSTMVGNVLGSYRERELARKEVFGEPQLLEFESLQISCHANPDEYLTKIYGDYMQLPKEAERKGHFESTWGD; from the coding sequence ATGAATAAAGTGAGAGAAATTCAATTAGGAGAGTTAACACTTTTAGAAAGTTATATCGATCTTTGTAAAAGACATGATTTGCGTTATTACGCCTTGGGTGGGACATTACTCGGTGCCATTCGTCATAAAGGATTTATCCCATGGGATGATGATATGGATTTAGGAATGCCTAGAAAAGATTATGAAAAATTCTTGACAATTTGTGAACAAGAGCTTCCTGAAAGTGTTATTTTAAGACTTCACGATGATAATCTAGGTAATACTTCGATTATGGATACTTCAATCCAAATTCAATTTGGTAATGAATGGTGTAGTCCTTTTATTGATATCTTTCCCTTAGATGGTTACCCAGAAGACGGAATCCATTACTGGTTGCATACGAATAAAATAAAATTCTATCGTGCTTTATCTAAAATTTCTGTTATCGATCGTATACATGAGAGAGATAGAGGCTCGTTCGAAAATGCGATTGTAAAAGTTTCAAAAAGTTTAAAATTAAATAAACTTTTAAACACTTCAAAAATTAATAAAAAATTGCAAAGTATCATCAAACAATATGATTACGAGACTAGTACTATGGTCGGGAATGTCTTGGGTTCCTATCGAGAACGTGAACTCGCAAGAAAAGAAGTGTTTGGGGAACCGCAATTACTAGAATTTGAAAGTTTACAAATAAGTTGTCATGCAAATCCCGATGAATATTTGACAAAAATATACGGTGATTACATGCAACTGCCAAAAGAAGCTGAGCGTAAGGGTCATTTTGAGTCTACGTGGGGAGATTGA
- the wecB gene encoding UDP-N-acetylglucosamine 2-epimerase (non-hydrolyzing), giving the protein MKKVMLVFGTRPEAIKMCPLVNELKENDSIKTIVCVTGQHKEMLEQVLDVFKVVPDYDLGIMKANQTLFTITTSILDKIQAVLEQENPDIVLVHGDTTTTFATALAAFYMGIKVGHVEAGLRTYNLQSPFPEEFNRQTTSIIADYNFAPTEVAKENLLKEGRENIFVTGNTVIDALKTTVQEDYDHPILEWAKGSKLIMLTAHRRENLGQPMEHMFNAVNRILNEFEDVKVVYPIHKNPKVRELASKVFGDNERMKIIEPLEVIDFHNFMNQSYMILTDSGGVQEEAPSLGKPVLVMRDTTERPEGIAAGTLKLVGTEEENIYTNFKLLLEDETEYNKMSKASNPYGDGKACERIVDIILEGLS; this is encoded by the coding sequence ATGAAAAAAGTAATGTTGGTTTTTGGGACACGTCCAGAAGCAATCAAAATGTGTCCGTTAGTAAATGAGTTGAAGGAAAATGATTCAATCAAGACTATTGTCTGTGTAACTGGACAACATAAGGAAATGCTGGAGCAAGTTTTAGATGTCTTTAAGGTCGTTCCAGATTATGATTTGGGGATTATGAAGGCCAATCAAACTCTCTTTACAATTACGACTAGTATTCTAGATAAGATTCAAGCTGTGCTTGAACAAGAAAATCCTGATATCGTTCTTGTTCACGGTGATACAACTACGACTTTTGCTACGGCTTTAGCTGCATTTTATATGGGTATCAAGGTTGGGCATGTGGAAGCAGGTTTGCGAACTTATAATCTTCAAAGTCCGTTCCCTGAAGAATTCAACCGCCAAACCACTTCCATTATTGCAGATTATAATTTCGCCCCGACAGAAGTTGCAAAGGAAAATCTGCTAAAAGAAGGAAGAGAGAATATCTTTGTAACCGGGAATACCGTTATTGATGCTTTGAAGACAACTGTTCAAGAAGACTATGACCATCCAATTTTAGAATGGGCCAAGGGCAGCAAATTGATTATGTTGACAGCTCATCGACGTGAAAATCTTGGGCAACCAATGGAGCATATGTTTAATGCCGTTAATCGCATTTTAAATGAATTTGAGGATGTTAAGGTTGTTTACCCAATTCATAAAAATCCTAAAGTTCGTGAATTGGCAAGTAAAGTATTCGGCGATAATGAACGTATGAAAATCATTGAACCTTTAGAAGTCATCGATTTCCATAATTTTATGAATCAAAGCTATATGATTTTAACAGATTCAGGTGGAGTACAGGAAGAAGCGCCATCCTTAGGGAAACCAGTTTTGGTCATGCGAGATACAACAGAGCGACCAGAGGGGATTGCTGCTGGAACATTGAAATTAGTCGGTACGGAAGAAGAAAATATTTATACGAATTTTAAACTGCTTTTGGAAGATGAAACAGAATATAACAAGATGAGTAAGGCTAGCAACCCGTATGGAGATGGAAAGGCTTGTGAAAGAATCGTCGATATCATTTTGGAAGGATTATCATAA
- a CDS encoding tyrosine-protein kinase, protein MAKLELSQQRLNSVKKAEEYYNALRTNIQLSGDGLKVIALSSVRPGEGKSTTSTNIAWAFARAGYKTLLIDADIRNSVMSGVFKSREKITGLTDYLSGTKDLSHGLCETNVENLFVIQSGAVSPNPTALLQSEKFEAMIETLRKYFDYIIVDTAPIGVVIDAAIIVQKCDASILVTEASATKRREVQKAKDQLEQTGTPFLGVILNKFNIQLEKYGSYGSYGNYGSYGKK, encoded by the coding sequence ATGGCAAAGTTAGAATTATCACAACAACGATTAAACTCTGTAAAAAAAGCTGAGGAGTATTATAACGCACTACGGACCAACATCCAGTTGAGTGGAGATGGCCTCAAAGTGATTGCCCTTTCGTCGGTTAGACCTGGAGAAGGGAAGTCGACCACTTCAACCAATATAGCTTGGGCTTTCGCGCGTGCAGGTTATAAGACACTCCTTATCGATGCCGATATTCGTAATTCAGTCATGTCAGGTGTCTTCAAGTCTCGAGAAAAAATTACAGGTTTGACAGACTACTTATCAGGAACCAAAGATCTATCTCATGGTTTGTGTGAAACAAACGTAGAAAACTTGTTTGTCATTCAATCAGGTGCTGTCTCACCAAACCCAACTGCTCTTCTTCAAAGTGAAAAATTTGAAGCGATGATTGAGACTTTACGCAAATATTTTGACTATATCATTGTAGATACAGCCCCTATAGGAGTTGTCATTGATGCGGCTATTATCGTACAAAAATGTGATGCCTCTATCCTGGTGACTGAAGCCTCTGCAACAAAACGGAGAGAAGTTCAAAAAGCGAAAGATCAGTTAGAGCAAACAGGAACACCATTCTTAGGAGTTATTCTGAATAAATTTAATATTCAGCTTGAAAAATATGGTTCTTACGGATCATATGGGAACTACGGTTCCTACGGAAAGAAATAA
- the cps4B gene encoding capsular polysaccharide biosynthesis protein Cps4B: MIDIHSHIVFDVDDGPKNRVESKALLEEAYAQGVRTIVSTSHRRKGMFETPEDKIAANFSEVKQLAQEIAPDLKIVYGAEIYFSSDVLEKLEQNIIPKLNGSRYALIEFSMNTHYRDIHSALSKVLMLGITPVVAHIERYHTLENDEKKVRELINMGCYMQINSSSVLKPRIFGDTYKFMKKRARYFLDKDLVHVVASDMHNLDNRPPYMKEAYELIAKKYGAGKARELFETNPSNIINDQLI, translated from the coding sequence ATGATTGACATTCATTCACATATTGTTTTCGATGTTGACGATGGACCTAAAAATAGAGTTGAGAGCAAGGCTCTCCTAGAGGAAGCTTACGCACAAGGTGTTCGTACTATTGTTTCGACCTCTCATCGTAGAAAAGGGATGTTTGAAACACCAGAGGACAAAATTGCAGCTAATTTTAGCGAAGTCAAACAGTTGGCTCAAGAAATTGCACCGGATTTGAAGATAGTGTACGGAGCTGAGATTTATTTTTCAAGTGATGTTTTAGAGAAACTTGAACAAAACATCATCCCAAAACTCAATGGAAGTCGTTATGCTTTGATTGAGTTTAGTATGAATACGCACTACAGAGACATTCATAGCGCTTTATCCAAAGTTCTCATGTTAGGGATTACACCTGTGGTTGCTCATATTGAGCGCTATCACACCTTGGAAAACGATGAGAAAAAGGTTAGAGAGCTCATCAATATGGGCTGCTATATGCAGATTAATAGTTCGAGTGTATTGAAGCCACGTATTTTCGGAGACACCTACAAGTTTATGAAAAAACGTGCTAGGTATTTCTTGGACAAGGACTTAGTTCATGTAGTGGCTAGCGATATGCATAATCTGGATAATCGTCCGCCTTATATGAAAGAAGCTTATGAGCTTATTGCTAAAAAATACGGAGCAGGAAAAGCTCGTGAGCTTTTTGAAACAAACCCATCAAACATTATAAATGACCAACTAATTTAG
- a CDS encoding capsular polysaccharide biosynthesis protein has protein sequence MKEQDKIEIDVFQLVKVLWKRKFLIVLTAIIAGLVAFAYSSFVIKPQYTSTTRIYVVNRNQADKPGLTNQDLQAGAYLVKDYREIILSQDVLEKVVADQKLTMDAKTLGKKVSVTVPADTRIVSISVRDGNPEEASRIANALREVAAQKIISVTRVSDVTTLEEARPATSPSSPNIRRNTMMATIAGVGFVTVIVLLVELLDDRVKRPEDIEEVMHLSLLGVIPNLEKLK, from the coding sequence ATGAAAGAACAAGACAAAATTGAAATTGATGTATTTCAATTGGTAAAAGTGCTTTGGAAACGTAAATTCCTCATCGTCTTAACTGCAATAATAGCAGGCCTAGTAGCTTTTGCTTATAGCTCGTTTGTGATCAAACCTCAGTACACCAGTACTACCCGCATCTACGTTGTCAATCGTAACCAAGCAGATAAGCCTGGCTTGACCAACCAAGATTTGCAGGCAGGTGCTTATCTGGTAAAAGACTACCGTGAAATCATCCTTTCTCAGGATGTTCTTGAAAAAGTGGTGGCTGATCAAAAATTAACGATGGATGCGAAAACTCTTGGGAAGAAAGTTTCCGTAACAGTTCCTGCAGATACGCGTATCGTATCCATCTCAGTTCGAGATGGTAACCCTGAGGAAGCGAGTCGTATCGCCAATGCGCTCAGAGAAGTAGCGGCTCAGAAAATCATTTCTGTAACAAGAGTATCGGATGTAACCACACTTGAGGAAGCAAGACCAGCAACATCGCCATCTTCACCAAATATTCGTCGCAATACAATGATGGCCACTATAGCAGGTGTAGGATTCGTCACGGTTATCGTGCTTTTAGTTGAATTGTTGGATGATCGAGTGAAGCGTCCAGAAGATATCGAAGAAGTGATGCACCTCTCGCTTTTAGGTGTTATTCCAAATCTTGAGAAATTAAAGTAA
- a CDS encoding WecB/TagA/CpsF family glycosyltransferase, giving the protein MGVRIDPLTMDETVQAVEKFVLEQRPLHLMGVNADKINQCQTDESIKKIVNDSEIINADGASVVLASRFLGYQVPERVAGIDLMQKLLHLANEKSYSVYFFGAKEEVLIDMLEIFKKDYPNLRVLGHRNGYFSEEDEYGIQEDIREKNPDFVFVGITSPKKEYIIQKFMDQGVNSVFMGVGGSFDVLSGHIKRAPLWMQNAHLEWLFRVANEPRRLFKRYFVGNATFIKRVLDEKRKSKK; this is encoded by the coding sequence ATGGGGGTCAGAATTGACCCCTTAACAATGGACGAAACTGTCCAAGCCGTTGAAAAATTTGTTCTTGAACAACGTCCACTCCACCTAATGGGAGTGAATGCAGATAAAATTAATCAATGCCAAACAGATGAATCGATTAAAAAGATAGTGAACGATTCTGAAATCATTAATGCAGATGGTGCTTCAGTTGTTCTAGCTTCCCGTTTTTTGGGTTATCAAGTTCCTGAGAGAGTCGCTGGGATTGATTTGATGCAAAAGTTGCTCCATTTAGCCAATGAAAAGTCATATTCGGTTTATTTTTTTGGTGCCAAGGAAGAAGTTTTAATAGATATGTTGGAAATCTTTAAGAAAGATTATCCGAATTTACGAGTTCTTGGACATCGCAATGGTTATTTTTCTGAAGAAGATGAATATGGCATTCAAGAAGACATTCGTGAGAAAAATCCTGATTTTGTTTTTGTTGGGATCACCTCTCCTAAGAAAGAATACATCATTCAAAAATTTATGGATCAAGGTGTTAATTCTGTCTTTATGGGAGTCGGAGGTAGTTTTGACGTTTTATCTGGCCATATTAAACGAGCTCCTTTATGGATGCAAAATGCGCATCTTGAGTGGCTGTTCCGCGTGGCAAATGAACCTAGACGCCTCTTTAAACGTTATTTTGTAGGGAATGCCACTTTTATTAAGCGAGTTTTAGATGAAAAACGAAAATCGAAAAAATAG
- a CDS encoding flippase: MKVLKNYAYNLSYQLLVIILPIITTPYVTRVFSSSDLGTYGYFNSIVTYFILLATLGVANYGTKEISGHRKDIRKNFWGIYTLQFGATILSICLYILLCLSLSFMQNPVAYILGLSLVSKGMDISWLFQGLEDFRKITVRNITVKLVGVISIFLFVKSANDLYLYVFLLTIFELLGQFSMWLPAREFIGKPHFDWTYAKQHLKPVILLFLPQIAISLYVTLDRTMLGALASTKDVGIYDQALKLVNILLTLVTSLGSVMLPRVANLLSTGDHKAVNKMHQMSFLIYNLVIFPIIAGMLIVNDDFVQFFLGQDFQDAKYAIAIMIFRMFFIGWTNIMGIQILIPHNKNKEFMISTTIPAIVSVGLNLLLLPKLGYIGAAIVSVLTEALVWAIQLYFTRNYLKEVPFLASTVKIIGASALMYGVLFVVKTTVNFTPVINVMVFAVIGSVIYISQILFLKVISPKELKRQLLNK; encoded by the coding sequence ATGAAGGTTTTAAAGAATTATGCATATAATCTCTCTTACCAGCTACTAGTGATAATTCTTCCCATTATAACGACACCTTATGTAACCAGGGTGTTTAGCTCATCTGATTTAGGAACTTATGGTTATTTCAATTCCATTGTTACCTACTTTATTTTATTGGCAACATTGGGTGTGGCCAATTATGGAACAAAAGAAATTTCAGGCCATCGTAAAGATATCCGAAAAAACTTTTGGGGAATCTACACTTTGCAGTTTGGTGCGACCATTCTGTCGATATGCTTATACATTCTCTTATGTCTGTCCTTGTCATTTATGCAAAATCCCGTTGCATATATTTTGGGCTTAAGTCTGGTATCTAAAGGGATGGATATCTCCTGGTTATTTCAAGGGTTAGAGGATTTTCGCAAGATAACAGTTAGAAATATTACTGTTAAACTGGTCGGTGTCATTTCAATCTTCTTATTTGTAAAATCAGCAAATGATTTATATCTTTATGTGTTTTTGCTAACAATATTTGAATTATTGGGGCAGTTTAGTATGTGGTTGCCAGCTAGAGAATTTATCGGGAAACCACATTTTGATTGGACCTATGCTAAACAACACTTGAAACCAGTTATTCTCTTGTTTTTGCCTCAAATAGCTATTTCGCTATATGTTACTTTGGATCGTACTATGCTAGGAGCATTAGCTTCAACTAAAGACGTCGGGATTTACGACCAAGCCTTAAAATTGGTCAATATTTTGCTTACACTAGTGACTTCATTAGGAAGTGTGATGCTTCCTCGTGTTGCCAATCTCCTATCTACTGGAGATCACAAGGCTGTAAACAAAATGCATCAGATGTCTTTCTTAATATACAATTTAGTCATTTTTCCTATTATTGCAGGAATGTTAATTGTTAATGATGACTTCGTGCAATTTTTCTTAGGACAGGATTTCCAAGATGCTAAGTATGCGATAGCAATTATGATTTTTAGAATGTTCTTTATTGGTTGGACAAATATTATGGGGATTCAAATATTGATTCCACATAATAAAAATAAAGAATTTATGATTTCGACAACAATTCCAGCTATTGTGAGTGTCGGTTTAAATTTATTATTACTACCTAAATTAGGTTATATCGGAGCAGCCATTGTTTCTGTATTAACAGAAGCTTTAGTATGGGCTATTCAACTATATTTTACAAGAAACTATTTAAAGGAAGTGCCTTTTCTTGCTTCGACAGTTAAAATTATAGGAGCATCAGCTCTCATGTACGGTGTACTATTCGTTGTAAAAACTACAGTGAATTTTACGCCTGTTATAAATGTTATGGTATTTGCTGTAATAGGATCGGTGATTTACATTTCTCAAATACTATTCTTAAAAGTAATTAGTCCAAAAGAGTTGAAACGGCAGTTATTGAATAAGTGA
- a CDS encoding glycosyltransferase family 2 protein translates to MDKVSIVVPVYNVEDCLSYCVDSLRQQTYKNIEIILVDDGSTDHSGEICDQYAQEDERIKVLHIVNGGQSRARNIGVQASSSDWIMFLDSDDYYDLKAVEYLVALRDKYAVDLVVTSIVEVRTYQTELNTQDISLENSEKLDRYTGLVRMFYGNSVGTHPGGKLYKKEILLQYPYPEGMIYEDLAMAYEHIHYCTEIAVGHRSVYKYYRRMGSTVNSKYSERLLNFYKAMEWNRAYVERDYPNDQEMRRALNVRYVFNGLHVVHAMLSSDMYLDVNKIRKEYTRYFNDIIPNPNITGKNKVKYLMLLVSPKLYEKIREKMG, encoded by the coding sequence ATGGATAAGGTTTCTATTGTTGTTCCAGTATACAATGTTGAAGACTGTCTGAGCTATTGTGTAGATAGTCTACGACAACAGACCTATAAAAATATAGAAATTATACTGGTAGATGATGGTTCTACAGATCATTCTGGAGAAATTTGTGATCAGTATGCTCAGGAAGATGAGCGTATTAAAGTACTTCATATTGTTAATGGAGGTCAATCTCGTGCCAGAAATATTGGAGTCCAAGCATCATCTTCTGATTGGATTATGTTTTTAGATTCTGATGATTATTACGATTTGAAAGCCGTCGAGTATTTAGTTGCTTTAAGAGATAAATACGCAGTTGATTTAGTCGTAACATCAATTGTTGAAGTACGAACTTATCAAACGGAATTGAATACTCAGGACATTTCTCTTGAAAACAGTGAAAAACTAGACCGTTATACAGGCCTTGTTCGTATGTTTTACGGAAATAGTGTTGGAACACATCCAGGTGGTAAACTCTACAAGAAAGAGATTTTACTTCAGTATCCATATCCAGAGGGAATGATATACGAAGATTTAGCGATGGCTTACGAGCATATTCATTACTGTACTGAAATTGCGGTTGGGCATAGAAGTGTTTATAAGTACTACCGACGCATGGGAAGTACTGTTAATTCGAAGTATAGTGAACGTCTCTTGAATTTTTACAAGGCTATGGAATGGAACAGAGCCTATGTTGAAAGAGACTATCCTAATGATCAGGAAATGAGAAGAGCTTTAAATGTCCGCTACGTCTTTAATGGTCTACATGTTGTCCATGCTATGCTCAGTTCAGATATGTATTTGGATGTTAATAAAATCAGAAAAGAATACACTAGATATTTTAACGATATTATTCCTAATCCAAATATAACAGGGAAAAATAAAGTGAAATACTTGATGCTTTTGGTTTCTCCAAAACTGTATGAAAAAATTAGAGAGAAGATGGGTTAG
- a CDS encoding sugar transferase, giving the protein MEGRGFYNVTLAFIQSILVSILAYILISVSETEIVAKTVFVLYFLHFAAFYISGYGKDFFKRSQSAELIEIVKYIIFFALLISFSSFFLKNQFVISRRGMIYFLSLYGVFNYFLSFVIKKYWVHFNHNLKGSRKIILITATSRIEKVIDRLLTASDVGGKLVAVSVLDKPDFKHSKVTVIPRENLINYATHEVVDEVFVNLPSEDYDIGSIISQFETMGIDVTVNLNAFDKNLGRNKQIHEMAGLNVVTFSTNLYKPSHIIAKRIIDILGAIVGLIICGLVSIVLVPMIRKDGGPAIFSQTRVGKNGRYFTFYKFRSMRVDAEEIKQQLMDQNTMQGGMFKMDNDPRVTEIGRFIRKTSIDELPQFWNVLIGDMSLVGTRPPTVDEYEKYTPEQKRRLSFKPGITGLWQISGRSGITNFDDVVKLDVAYIDDWTIWKDFEILLKTVKVVLMRDGAK; this is encoded by the coding sequence ATGGAAGGAAGGGGTTTCTACAACGTAACTCTAGCGTTTATACAGAGTATACTGGTCAGTATATTAGCTTATATACTAATCTCTGTATCTGAAACAGAAATTGTTGCAAAAACGGTTTTTGTTCTGTATTTTCTTCATTTTGCAGCCTTCTATATCAGTGGCTACGGTAAGGATTTTTTTAAACGTAGTCAATCCGCCGAATTGATAGAAATAGTAAAATACATCATCTTTTTTGCATTGCTGATTAGTTTTTCTAGTTTTTTTCTGAAAAATCAATTTGTGATTTCTAGAAGGGGTATGATTTACTTCCTGTCTTTGTACGGAGTGTTTAATTATTTTCTGAGTTTTGTTATCAAAAAATATTGGGTCCATTTTAACCATAATTTAAAGGGAAGTCGTAAAATCATTTTGATTACTGCGACATCTCGAATTGAGAAAGTGATAGACCGCTTGTTGACTGCAAGTGATGTTGGCGGAAAACTTGTTGCTGTAAGTGTACTAGATAAACCGGATTTTAAACACAGTAAAGTAACGGTTATTCCTCGAGAAAACCTCATTAATTATGCAACTCATGAGGTAGTAGACGAAGTATTTGTAAACCTACCTAGTGAGGATTATGATATCGGTAGCATTATTTCACAATTTGAAACAATGGGAATTGATGTTACAGTCAATCTAAATGCCTTTGATAAAAATTTAGGTAGAAATAAGCAAATTCATGAGATGGCTGGTTTAAATGTAGTAACTTTTTCTACAAACTTATATAAACCGAGTCATATTATTGCCAAACGAATCATTGATATTTTAGGAGCAATTGTTGGGCTAATCATTTGTGGACTTGTAAGTATAGTCCTTGTTCCAATGATTCGAAAAGATGGTGGACCAGCAATCTTTTCTCAAACCCGAGTCGGTAAAAATGGTCGCTATTTCACTTTTTATAAGTTCCGATCTATGAGGGTAGATGCGGAAGAAATCAAGCAACAATTGATGGATCAAAATACCATGCAAGGTGGTATGTTTAAAATGGATAATGATCCTCGAGTTACAGAAATTGGACGCTTTATACGTAAAACTAGTATTGACGAGTTGCCACAGTTTTGGAACGTACTGATTGGGGACATGAGCTTAGTAGGGACTCGCCCTCCAACGGTTGATGAATACGAAAAATACACACCTGAACAAAAACGCCGATTGAGTTTTAAACCAGGCATTACTGGGCTATGGCAAATTAGTGGTAGAAGTGGAATTACCAACTTTGACGATGTTGTCAAACTAGATGTAGCTTATATCGATGATTGGACAATTTGGAAAGACTTCGAAATTTTATTAAAAACAGTAAAAGTAGTGTTGATGAGAGATGGAGCGAAATGA